In Zingiber officinale cultivar Zhangliang chromosome 8B, Zo_v1.1, whole genome shotgun sequence, a single genomic region encodes these proteins:
- the LOC122017986 gene encoding uncharacterized protein LOC122017986 translates to MVGVTFSYPLDTLHIHLQQPSSTPASSNSFALARRSLPTVDLLRSIVPREGLTVLYHGMVALLTSVSFQAKTTKKIVLTLQCQSYKHYSRHPIKIYMQAL, encoded by the exons ATGGTCGGGGTCACCTTCAGCTATCCACTCGACACGCTCCATATCCACCTGCAACAACCATCGTCGACTCCCGCTTCCTCGAATTCCTTCGCCCTTGCCCGACGATCCCTCCCGACCGTCGACCTCCTTCGTAGCATCGTCCCTCGTGAGGGTCTCACCGTGCTCTACCACGGCATGGTCGCGCTGCTCACCTCCGTTAGCTTTCAG GCCAAAACAACAAAGAAGATTGTGTTGACACTTCAATGCCAGAGCTATAAGCATTATTCACGACATCCAATAAAAATTT ATATGCAAGCACTTTGA